In a genomic window of Salvelinus fontinalis isolate EN_2023a chromosome 7, ASM2944872v1, whole genome shotgun sequence:
- the mid1ip1b gene encoding mid1-interacting protein 1-B: protein MMQISDSYSQKNSLFNAMNRFIGAVNNMDQTVMVPSLLRDVPLDEEEEVKTISPIRTASNGSTTYFQDGDMYNYYVLLKSIRNDIEWGVLQADDRRKEKMGVTALDISRIESDDDDLEKQFHYHLTGLHTVLSKLTRKANTLTNRYNQEIVIRGCGL, encoded by the coding sequence ATGATGCAAATTTCGGATTCGTACAGTCAAAAGAATTCATTGTTCAATGCAATGAACCGATTTATTGGTGCTGTAAATAACATGGATCAGACGGTGATGGTTCCTAGTCTGCTAAGAGACGTGCCTCTAGACGAGGAAGAAGAGGTGAAAACGATATCTCCGATTAGGACCGCCAGCAATGGGTCAACCACCTATTTCCAGGACGGGGACATGTACAATTACTATGTGCTATTAAAATCGATCAGGAATGACATCGAATGGGGGGTCCTACAAGCCGACGACAGGCGGAAAGAAAAAATGGGGGTGACCGCGTTGGACATATCCAGAATAGAATCCGATGATGATGACTTGGAGAAACAATTTCATTATCATTTGACCGGACTACACACGGTTCTGTCCAAGCTTACCCGGAAAGCAAACACCCTCACGAACAGGTACAATCAGGAGATTGTAATAAGGGGCTGTGGACTGTGA